From one Caldichromatium japonicum genomic stretch:
- a CDS encoding molybdopterin-dependent oxidoreductase, giving the protein MAWSIPRLSRRAFLKTTGLGAAGLTLLSPATQLVKDAAAEEEEAKEEIYYSICNFCSSLCNLRVTTRTHKGKKRVVKLDGNPYSTLNRGKICARGQAGLRQTYDTDRIKTPMIRVKGRKRGDYAFRPASWEEAYDYIAKKVQAARIKPWEWTMVGGWTSCVFYMNWAVPFAMANEIPNIVASPMQHCVTTGHLGTDMVTGNFNIHDEVLPDFDNAKYILLVANNASIGAVSTCRMVRFAQGRKKGAKIVALDPRRSETAAKADEWIPIKPGTDLAFLLAMMRILMSDGLYDGDFLCRHTNMPFLAYRDEAGELRLLSDAEGRPQVLVEGAAQVRVLPKFTNDNQRDIEGHTFTPALTTPKGFSLDGRAVMTVFEAQLQELAPYTPEWAAEITGIPAQDIRRIAYEFGTTRPAIIDPGWHGARFGNVMMLRRVQAMIQALTGGIDRVGGWINSGEVHHKAAHMYEAMEHGYEMGSPLASLAGMAFAKMVINALSKGENFSHGRPGWTWAWNAQEQAAGRFNVALPVMTDSGLKESVEGRVKFKGEPYLTRAFLINASNPVRHYYPDTRWKETLAHENVELVVLIDVLPSDTALYADVILPNTTYLERDEPTLYGNGVNHDLALTTRYAAIPPLYDTEEAADILLKMTEIISGNTDTFHDWVEKLTGLRAEPIKAALARNRQKMKKGAYQQACREVAFAQTADRLGVTPQHIDEVLRAKGVYHEMDRDTVLARYAMPAKLPVPTESGRIEFYSSLMCQLRDGGHTEPNFSVLATYIPVKLRSGSPQEVAAPLAKDEFYFTYGKTPTVSHGSTNSNNPVLAAINEFKTDVYKGVWIHPSRAQALGIRMGDRIQITNTQSGQQTTGHAYVTRLIHPDVLFVYSSFGVENKALSRTHGEGTATSKLIPYQVEPVVAGFRSQEFTVRVTRL; this is encoded by the coding sequence ATGGCTTGGAGTATTCCACGCCTTTCGCGCCGCGCCTTTTTGAAGACCACAGGCTTGGGTGCGGCCGGTTTGACCCTGTTGTCGCCCGCGACCCAGCTCGTCAAGGACGCTGCAGCTGAGGAAGAAGAAGCCAAGGAGGAGATCTATTACAGCATCTGCAACTTTTGCTCATCGCTGTGCAATCTCCGGGTGACGACCCGCACCCACAAGGGCAAGAAACGGGTCGTCAAGCTGGACGGCAATCCGTACTCGACCCTCAATCGCGGCAAGATCTGTGCGCGCGGCCAGGCCGGGCTGCGCCAGACCTATGACACCGATCGGATCAAGACCCCAATGATCCGGGTCAAGGGCAGGAAACGCGGCGACTATGCCTTCCGCCCTGCAAGCTGGGAGGAGGCCTATGACTATATCGCCAAGAAGGTCCAGGCAGCCAGGATCAAGCCCTGGGAATGGACCATGGTCGGGGGCTGGACCTCGTGCGTGTTCTATATGAACTGGGCCGTGCCCTTCGCCATGGCCAACGAGATCCCCAATATCGTCGCCTCGCCGATGCAGCATTGCGTGACCACCGGACACCTGGGCACCGACATGGTCACCGGCAACTTCAATATCCACGACGAGGTGTTGCCGGATTTTGATAACGCCAAATATATCCTGCTGGTCGCCAATAACGCCTCGATCGGCGCGGTCTCGACCTGTCGCATGGTGCGTTTTGCCCAGGGCCGCAAAAAGGGTGCCAAGATCGTCGCCCTCGATCCCCGTCGCTCCGAGACTGCGGCCAAGGCCGATGAATGGATCCCGATCAAACCAGGCACGGATCTGGCCTTTTTGCTCGCCATGATGCGCATCCTGATGAGCGATGGGCTGTATGACGGCGATTTCCTGTGCCGCCATACAAATATGCCGTTTTTGGCTTATCGCGATGAGGCGGGCGAGCTGCGGTTGCTGAGTGATGCCGAAGGGCGGCCCCAGGTATTGGTTGAGGGGGCGGCCCAGGTGCGGGTGTTGCCCAAGTTTACTAACGACAACCAGCGCGATATCGAGGGCCATACCTTTACCCCGGCCCTGACCACACCTAAGGGGTTCAGCCTGGATGGACGGGCGGTGATGACCGTCTTCGAGGCGCAGCTTCAGGAGCTTGCGCCCTATACACCCGAATGGGCCGCCGAGATCACCGGCATCCCCGCCCAGGACATCCGGCGCATCGCTTATGAGTTCGGTACCACCCGCCCGGCGATCATCGACCCCGGCTGGCATGGCGCACGCTTCGGCAACGTCATGATGCTGCGCCGGGTGCAGGCCATGATCCAGGCCTTGACCGGCGGGATCGACCGCGTCGGCGGCTGGATCAATTCAGGCGAGGTGCATCACAAGGCGGCGCACATGTACGAGGCCATGGAGCACGGCTATGAGATGGGCTCACCCTTGGCCTCGCTTGCCGGCATGGCCTTCGCTAAGATGGTGATCAATGCGCTCTCGAAGGGCGAGAACTTTTCCCATGGGCGCCCGGGTTGGACCTGGGCCTGGAACGCCCAAGAACAGGCCGCTGGGCGCTTCAATGTCGCGTTGCCGGTGATGACCGATTCTGGGCTCAAGGAATCGGTCGAGGGGCGGGTCAAATTCAAGGGCGAGCCCTATCTGACCCGCGCCTTTTTGATCAACGCCTCCAACCCGGTGCGCCACTATTATCCCGACACCCGCTGGAAGGAGACCCTGGCGCATGAGAACGTCGAGCTGGTGGTCCTGATCGATGTCCTGCCCTCGGATACCGCCCTCTATGCCGATGTCATCCTGCCGAATACGACCTATCTCGAGCGCGACGAGCCGACGCTCTACGGCAACGGGGTCAATCACGACCTGGCGCTGACCACCCGCTATGCCGCCATCCCACCGCTCTATGACACCGAGGAGGCCGCGGATATCCTGCTGAAGATGACCGAGATCATCTCGGGCAATACCGACACCTTCCACGACTGGGTCGAAAAGCTCACAGGTCTTCGGGCTGAACCGATCAAGGCAGCGCTGGCGCGCAACCGTCAAAAGATGAAAAAGGGCGCCTATCAGCAGGCCTGCCGCGAGGTGGCATTCGCCCAGACCGCCGACCGTCTCGGCGTCACCCCCCAGCATATCGATGAGGTGCTGCGCGCCAAGGGGGTCTATCACGAGATGGACCGCGATACAGTTTTGGCCCGTTATGCCATGCCAGCCAAGCTCCCGGTTCCCACCGAGAGCGGACGCATCGAGTTCTACTCGAGCCTGATGTGTCAATTGCGCGATGGGGGCCACACCGAGCCCAACTTCAGCGTGCTGGCCACCTATATCCCCGTCAAGCTGCGTTCGGGTTCACCCCAAGAGGTCGCCGCCCCCCTCGCCAAGGACGAGTTCTATTTCACCTATGGCAAGACCCCAACTGTCTCGCACGGCTCGACCAATAGCAATAACCCGGTACTTGCGGCGATCAATGAGTTCAAGACCGATGTCTACAAGGGGGTCTGGATCCACCCCAGCCGCGCCCAGGCGCTCGGTATCCGCATGGGCGATCGCATCCAGATCACCAACACCCAATCCGGACAGCAGACCACAGGCCACGCCTATGTCACCCGTCTCATCCATCCCGATGTGCTCTTCGTCTATAGCTCGTTTGGGGTCGAGAACAAGGCGCTCTCGCGCACCCATGGCGAGGGCACGGCCACCAGTAAGCTGATCCCCTACCAGGTTGAACCCGTGGTCGCCGGTTTTCGCTCGCAAGAGTTCACTGTGCGGGTCACGCGGCTGTGA
- the secD gene encoding protein translocase subunit SecD — protein MNRYPLWKNLLILGVILLGFLFAWPNLYPQDPAIEITAARGQAVTDSTPAELKAALENAKVPFKRIDRLEGDKLLVRFPTPADQLKGQEAIEGALSERYRTALTQSADLPGWMHALDLRPMSLGLDLRGGIHVVIDVDMEAALEQALERYSNDLRTLLRDDKIRYAALTREGEAIRIRFEDAASRDAAEKRLKREFRELMIQAGGDTEPLSLLVTLPEPEQKRIKDFALQQNITTLRNRVNALGVAEPSIVRQGERRIVVELPGAQDPGRLKEILGATATLEYRLVDTEGSIADALAGRVPAGSRLYYDRQGKPILLKRRVIVTGDQITDASAGFDHQTGSPAVFVSLDAQGARRMREVTTENVGKPMAVVFIENRTLTQMVDGQPVKTSRKVEEVISVATIREPFGRRFQTTGLDSSKEAHDLALLLRSGALAAPIQIVEERTIGPSLGQDNINQGFSSAMIGTVLVLIFMAAYYRIFGLVANLALIANLILIIAVLSLLQATLTLPGIAGIVLTVGMAVDANVLIYERIREEIRNGNTPQASIHAGYDKAFSTIVDANVTTLIAAVVLFSFGTGPVKGFAVTLFIGILTSMFTAILGSRALVNLIYGGRRLNRLAI, from the coding sequence ATGAACCGCTATCCATTGTGGAAAAACCTGCTCATCCTAGGTGTCATCCTGCTGGGATTTTTGTTTGCCTGGCCAAACCTCTATCCCCAGGACCCGGCGATCGAGATCACCGCGGCGCGCGGCCAGGCGGTCACTGATTCAACCCCGGCGGAGCTGAAGGCCGCGCTTGAGAATGCCAAGGTACCGTTCAAACGCATCGATCGGCTCGAGGGCGACAAGCTGCTGGTGCGTTTCCCAACCCCCGCCGATCAACTCAAAGGCCAGGAAGCGATCGAAGGGGCGCTTAGCGAGCGCTATCGCACCGCCTTGACCCAGTCTGCAGACCTGCCAGGTTGGATGCATGCCCTGGATCTCAGACCTATGTCGCTGGGCCTGGATCTGCGCGGCGGCATCCATGTGGTGATCGATGTCGATATGGAAGCGGCGCTCGAACAGGCGCTCGAGCGCTATAGCAACGACCTGCGCACCCTGTTGCGCGATGACAAGATCCGTTACGCCGCACTCACCCGCGAGGGCGAAGCGATCCGCATCCGCTTCGAGGATGCAGCCTCCCGCGATGCCGCAGAAAAAAGGCTCAAACGCGAGTTCCGCGAGCTGATGATCCAAGCAGGCGGCGATACCGAACCCCTGTCTTTGCTCGTCACCCTTCCTGAACCCGAACAGAAACGGATCAAGGACTTCGCCCTCCAACAGAACATCACCACCCTGCGCAATCGGGTCAATGCCCTTGGGGTGGCTGAACCCAGCATCGTGCGTCAAGGCGAGCGGCGGATCGTGGTCGAGCTCCCCGGCGCCCAAGATCCAGGGCGGTTGAAAGAGATCCTGGGTGCTACAGCGACGCTCGAATATCGCTTGGTCGATACCGAGGGCAGCATCGCCGATGCCTTAGCCGGGCGGGTGCCTGCGGGCAGCAGGCTCTATTACGACCGCCAGGGAAAGCCGATCCTCCTTAAACGCCGGGTGATCGTCACTGGTGATCAGATCACCGATGCCTCGGCTGGATTTGATCATCAGACCGGAAGCCCGGCCGTCTTTGTCAGTCTCGATGCCCAGGGGGCGCGGCGGATGCGTGAGGTGACAACAGAGAATGTCGGCAAGCCCATGGCTGTGGTCTTCATTGAGAATCGCACCCTGACCCAGATGGTTGATGGTCAGCCGGTGAAGACCAGCCGCAAGGTCGAGGAGGTGATCAGTGTGGCGACCATCCGTGAGCCATTCGGCCGGCGCTTCCAGACCACTGGGCTTGATAGCAGCAAGGAGGCCCATGACCTTGCGCTTTTGTTGCGCTCAGGCGCCCTAGCTGCACCTATCCAGATCGTTGAGGAACGCACCATCGGCCCGAGCCTCGGCCAGGACAACATCAATCAGGGTTTCAGCTCGGCCATGATCGGTACAGTCTTAGTTTTAATCTTTATGGCCGCCTATTATCGGATTTTTGGCTTGGTGGCAAACCTTGCGCTTATCGCTAACCTCATCCTCATCATCGCTGTTCTCTCGCTGCTCCAAGCGACCCTGACCCTGCCGGGCATCGCCGGTATCGTGCTGACGGTCGGCATGGCGGTAGATGCCAATGTCCTGATCTATGAGCGCATCCGCGAGGAGATCAGAAACGGCAATACGCCCCAGGCGAGCATCCACGCAGGCTACGACAAGGCCTTTTCCACCATCGTCGATGCCAATGTGACAACCCTGATCGCAGCCGTGGTGTTGTTTAGCTTCGGGACCGGGCCGGTCAAGGGGTTTGCTGTGACCCTGTTCATCGGCATCCTGACCTCGATGTTCACCGCCATCCTCGGTTCGCGCGCCCTGGTCAATCTGATCTATGGCGGGCGGCGGCTCAATCGACTGGCGATCTAG
- a CDS encoding TorD/DmsD family molecular chaperone, whose translation MRSVSPDPAHLRRLALLLAFPETEAIAVLWELATQEPWLGEAIAELESLSLDHWQAEYTRLFLVGYPQTPCPPYESAYREGSMHGQAVHSLQDLYRRIGLEAQSMPADYLGTQLECAAYLADRGRAYSAGTEAPAGGKGLTTWPTSTADPLALATELWEEHLCRWLPRFAADLQVQTQLLLYRQLGAQLAQLCAGCSHAD comes from the coding sequence ATGCGGAGCGTATCGCCTGACCCTGCCCATCTGCGCCGACTAGCTCTCCTGTTGGCCTTTCCCGAGACCGAGGCCATCGCCGTGCTGTGGGAGCTGGCTACCCAAGAGCCTTGGCTGGGCGAGGCCATCGCCGAACTCGAGTCCCTATCCCTCGATCACTGGCAGGCCGAATATACCCGGCTGTTCCTCGTCGGTTATCCGCAGACGCCGTGCCCGCCCTATGAGTCGGCCTATCGCGAGGGATCGATGCACGGCCAGGCTGTTCACTCATTACAAGACCTCTATCGGCGCATCGGCCTCGAGGCCCAGTCCATGCCTGCCGACTATCTGGGCACCCAGCTCGAGTGCGCTGCCTATCTGGCGGACAGGGGAAGGGCCTATTCAGCTGGGACAGAGGCGCCTGCGGGCGGCAAGGGGCTGACAACCTGGCCAACATCCACTGCAGATCCCCTAGCCCTTGCCACTGAGCTGTGGGAGGAGCATCTGTGCCGCTGGCTGCCGCGTTTTGCCGCCGATCTACAGGTCCAGACCCAGTTGCTGTTATACCGGCAGCTTGGCGCACAGCTCGCTCAACTGTGTGCAGGGTGCAGTCATGCTGATTGA
- the metG gene encoding methionine--tRNA ligase — MSQVRNILVTSALPYANGPIHIGHLVEYIQTDIWARFQKMRGHNCWYVCADDAHGTPIMLRARQEGISPEALIERMAKEHQADFAAFRIGFDNYHSTHSPENQELSHLIYRRNLAAGHIVQRIITQAYDPVEQMFLPDRFIKGNCPRCGAPDQYGDNCEACGASYSPAELKNPRSAISGAVPEQRESEHYFFKLGDFAQILKEWTRSGTLQKEVANKLDEWFAEGLQEWDISRDAPYFGFEIPDHPGKYFYVWLDAPIGYLASFKNLCTKTPGLNFERFWAADSQTELYHFIGKDIIYFHALFFPALLQGAGFRTPTAIFAHGFLTVDGQKMSKSRGTFIKARTYLNHLDPEYLRYYFAAKLGPGVDDIDLNLDDFIARVNADLVGKLVNIASRTAGFITKGFSGWLAEWLPHPELYAEFVAAGESIATAYERREFSRAVREVMALADRANQYIAEQSPWMIAKEAERAAELQGVCTQGLNLFRLLIGYLRPVLPGTAEAAESFLKIPPLTWETLSQPLLGQQIAPFKPLLTRIDPKQIEAMLNEAKEDLSAKESAVVAAPPSANPHLQRDPIAPLIDYDTFAKIDLRVARIQQARLVEGADKLLELTLDLGSELRTVFAGIRAAYDPKDLEGRLTVMVANLEPRKMRFGVSQGMVLAAGPGGKYLFILSPDAGAEPGMRIK; from the coding sequence ATGAGCCAGGTCCGCAATATCCTCGTCACCAGCGCCCTTCCCTATGCCAATGGTCCTATCCACATCGGTCATCTTGTCGAATACATCCAGACCGATATCTGGGCGCGGTTTCAGAAGATGCGCGGGCACAATTGCTGGTATGTCTGCGCCGATGATGCCCATGGCACCCCGATCATGCTGCGCGCCCGCCAAGAAGGGATCAGCCCCGAGGCACTGATCGAGCGGATGGCCAAGGAACATCAGGCCGATTTCGCCGCCTTCCGGATCGGCTTCGATAATTATCACTCGACCCATTCACCAGAAAACCAAGAGCTTTCCCATCTCATCTATCGACGCAACCTCGCTGCAGGACACATCGTCCAGCGTATCATTACCCAAGCCTATGATCCAGTGGAACAGATGTTTCTACCAGACCGGTTCATCAAGGGCAATTGCCCGCGCTGCGGCGCGCCCGATCAATATGGCGACAATTGCGAGGCCTGCGGCGCTAGTTATTCACCCGCCGAGTTAAAAAACCCGCGCTCGGCGATCTCGGGCGCTGTTCCCGAACAGCGCGAATCCGAGCATTATTTCTTTAAGCTGGGCGATTTTGCGCAGATACTAAAGGAATGGACCCGCAGCGGCACCTTGCAAAAGGAGGTAGCCAACAAGCTCGACGAATGGTTTGCCGAGGGTCTGCAAGAGTGGGACATCTCGCGCGATGCTCCCTATTTCGGCTTCGAGATCCCAGATCATCCAGGAAAGTACTTCTATGTCTGGCTCGATGCCCCGATTGGTTATCTCGCCAGTTTTAAAAACCTCTGTACCAAGACGCCTGGTCTCAATTTCGAGCGCTTCTGGGCCGCGGATTCACAAACCGAGCTCTATCATTTTATCGGCAAGGATATTATCTATTTTCATGCGCTCTTCTTCCCTGCTTTACTGCAGGGCGCTGGTTTCAGGACACCGACAGCGATTTTCGCTCACGGCTTTCTGACTGTCGATGGCCAAAAGATGTCCAAGTCGCGCGGGACCTTCATCAAGGCGCGCACCTATCTCAATCACCTGGACCCGGAATATCTGCGCTATTATTTCGCCGCCAAGCTGGGGCCCGGCGTAGATGACATCGACTTGAATCTCGATGACTTTATTGCCCGAGTCAACGCCGATCTCGTCGGCAAACTGGTTAATATCGCCAGCCGTACCGCTGGTTTCATTACCAAAGGATTTTCCGGTTGGCTGGCGGAGTGGTTGCCCCATCCCGAGCTTTATGCTGAGTTTGTCGCCGCCGGCGAGTCGATCGCAACCGCCTATGAACGGCGTGAGTTCAGTCGCGCGGTGCGTGAGGTCATGGCCTTGGCCGATCGCGCCAATCAATACATCGCCGAACAGTCGCCCTGGATGATCGCCAAGGAAGCGGAGCGCGCAGCCGAGCTGCAAGGGGTCTGCACCCAGGGACTGAATCTCTTTCGTCTCCTTATCGGCTATCTGCGTCCTGTACTCCCCGGGACTGCCGAGGCCGCCGAATCCTTCCTCAAGATCCCGCCTTTGACCTGGGAGACGCTCAGCCAGCCCTTGCTCGGCCAGCAGATTGCGCCCTTCAAGCCCTTGCTCACCCGTATCGACCCCAAACAGATCGAGGCCATGCTCAATGAGGCAAAAGAGGACCTCAGCGCCAAGGAGAGCGCAGTGGTCGCCGCGCCCCCCTCCGCCAATCCCCATCTGCAACGCGACCCGATTGCCCCACTGATCGATTACGATACCTTCGCCAAGATCGATTTGCGGGTGGCTAGGATTCAGCAGGCAAGACTCGTCGAGGGCGCAGACAAGCTCCTCGAGCTCACACTGGACCTAGGGAGTGAGCTGCGCACCGTCTTTGCCGGCATCCGCGCGGCATATGACCCTAAAGACCTCGAGGGACGGCTGACGGTCATGGTCGCCAATCTGGAACCGCGTAAGATGCGTTTCGGCGTCTCGCAAGGCATGGTGCTGGCAGCAGGGCCCGGCGGCAAGTATCTATTTATTCTCAGCCCGGACGCTGGCGCCGAGCCCGGGATGCGGATCAAATAG
- the hybE gene encoding [NiFe]-hydrogenase assembly chaperone HybE — translation MLIEPSWQLFQELDDDRALVERVIALHAALRNEILAGDPMLNPKLPIEVRALRRIDDWRALLLLTPWMLARLFFPLRVPAIELPTGWSAAEQQGAAYQVLGPRMCFDLLGQPQQAHLGYLQGLGHYLLQPICLNLEPYPDADAVFAAWADVIRVRDEHMEAARRDCPLQREISRRELFKRLRPGDD, via the coding sequence ATGCTGATTGAACCATCCTGGCAGCTCTTTCAGGAGCTCGACGATGATCGGGCATTGGTTGAGCGGGTCATTGCGCTCCACGCCGCACTGCGCAACGAGATCCTAGCCGGCGACCCTATGCTCAACCCCAAACTGCCGATTGAGGTCCGCGCCTTGCGCCGGATCGATGACTGGCGGGCACTGCTGCTTCTGACCCCCTGGATGCTGGCGCGCCTGTTTTTCCCCCTGCGGGTGCCGGCAATCGAGCTACCTACAGGCTGGTCGGCGGCAGAACAGCAAGGGGCGGCATATCAGGTGCTCGGCCCCCGTATGTGTTTTGACCTCCTCGGTCAGCCGCAACAGGCCCATCTCGGCTATCTCCAGGGGTTAGGACATTATCTTTTACAGCCCATTTGTCTCAATCTGGAGCCCTATCCCGATGCCGATGCAGTCTTCGCCGCCTGGGCCGATGTCATCCGTGTGCGCGATGAGCACATGGAGGCTGCGCGTCGCGACTGCCCGCTCCAGCGCGAAATCTCCAGGCGGGAGCTGTTCAAGCGGTTGCGGCCAGGGGATGATTGA
- a CDS encoding IS630 family transposase, whose amino-acid sequence MVGRRGVRHLQRLWARRGPRAQGKVGEKRALLAEQDAQIRKLMCDGTPDELKLPFALWSRQAVRQLILDRFGIELRPQGEGKYMARWGLTPQKPIRRAYEQSPPAGKTWLEETYPDIARRAKAEGAEIHWGDETGLRSDEVRGRSYAPAIKTSEIRVTHRREGLSVISTLTNRGKVPWKAFAGAMNADILIDFMKRLVKDARGKKIFLILDNLRVHHTKPVKAWLAACANQIEASSLPPYSPALNPNEMLKATITAQAPSRTKDDLKKATVSHLRRLLNSPQRIMRYFQHPKLHDAT is encoded by the coding sequence ATTGTTGGGCGCAGGGGTGTTCGACATCTGCAAAGGCTATGGGCGCGAAGGGGCCCAAGGGCTCAAGGAAAGGTGGGTGAGAAGCGGGCGCTGTTGGCGGAGCAGGACGCCCAGATACGCAAGCTCATGTGCGACGGGACACCGGATGAGCTGAAGCTGCCGTTTGCGCTGTGGAGCCGGCAGGCGGTGCGGCAGTTGATCCTCGACCGTTTTGGCATCGAGCTCAGGCCGCAGGGGGAAGGCAAGTACATGGCGCGCTGGGGATTGACGCCCCAGAAACCGATTCGGCGCGCCTATGAGCAAAGCCCGCCGGCGGGCAAGACGTGGCTTGAGGAGACCTACCCGGACATTGCCCGGCGCGCCAAGGCCGAGGGCGCCGAAATCCACTGGGGCGATGAAACGGGGCTGCGCTCGGACGAGGTGCGCGGGCGCTCTTATGCGCCGGCGATCAAGACGTCCGAGATTCGCGTCACGCACCGTCGCGAAGGCCTGTCGGTGATCTCGACGCTGACCAACCGCGGCAAGGTGCCTTGGAAGGCGTTCGCGGGGGCGATGAACGCCGACATCCTGATCGACTTCATGAAGCGGCTGGTCAAGGACGCCAGGGGCAAGAAGATCTTCCTCATCCTCGACAACCTGCGCGTGCATCACACCAAGCCGGTCAAGGCGTGGCTGGCTGCATGCGCCAATCAAATCGAGGCCTCCTCCCTCCCCCCCTACAGCCCAGCACTGAACCCCAACGAGATGCTCAAGGCCACCATCACCGCGCAGGCGCCCTCCCGCACTAAGGACGATCTGAAGAAGGCGACCGTCAGCCACCTGCGCCGCCTTCTCAATTCCCCCCAACGCATCATGCGCTACTTCCAGCATCCCAAGCTCCATGATGCCACGTAA
- the dsrO gene encoding sulfate reduction electron transfer complex DsrMKJOP subunit DsrO, whose product MTHYAMVIDLNTCVGCNACMAACAMENQTPVWDKNKWRTYVHDKEIGLGSDVHRRFFPRLCNHCDNPPCMTVCPTGATYKKPNGIVMVDQDLCMGCRACAMACPYQARVEVSWADVKEGRAFYGSDYRRRRPSVDKCSFCDHRVEQGLKPACVETCVGSARLFGDLDDPEDPIAQMVASGVARPLMPHIGTRPNVYYIDDIRWRG is encoded by the coding sequence ATGACGCACTATGCCATGGTCATCGACCTCAACACCTGCGTCGGCTGCAATGCCTGTATGGCTGCCTGCGCGATGGAAAACCAGACACCGGTCTGGGACAAAAACAAGTGGCGCACCTATGTGCATGACAAAGAGATCGGCCTAGGCTCAGACGTACACCGCCGGTTCTTCCCAAGGTTATGCAATCATTGCGACAACCCACCCTGCATGACCGTCTGTCCTACGGGCGCAACCTATAAGAAACCCAACGGGATCGTCATGGTCGATCAGGACCTGTGCATGGGCTGCCGCGCCTGCGCCATGGCCTGTCCCTATCAGGCGCGGGTCGAGGTCAGTTGGGCAGATGTCAAAGAAGGACGTGCCTTTTATGGGTCGGATTACCGGCGCCGCCGGCCCAGCGTCGATAAATGCTCGTTTTGCGATCACCGGGTCGAACAGGGACTCAAACCGGCCTGTGTCGAGACCTGCGTGGGGTCAGCGCGGCTGTTCGGCGACCTGGACGACCCAGAGGATCCCATCGCCCAGATGGTGGCCAGCGGGGTGGCCCGGCCCCTGATGCCGCACATCGGCACCCGGCCCAATGTCTATTACATCGACGACATCCGCTGGAGGGGTTAA
- the yajC gene encoding preprotein translocase subunit YajC, translated as MSFMIPDAFAQAAAPAPAGDPFMAFLPLILFAVVFYFLLIRPQAKRQKEHRKMVESLAKGDEVITLGGLAGRIIDLGENFILIEVAEGVRIKVRRMAVEAVVPKGTLQEL; from the coding sequence ATGAGCTTCATGATCCCCGACGCCTTCGCTCAGGCTGCTGCCCCTGCCCCTGCCGGCGACCCCTTCATGGCCTTTCTGCCGCTGATCCTGTTTGCGGTGGTCTTTTACTTTTTATTGATCCGCCCCCAGGCCAAGCGTCAGAAGGAACATCGCAAGATGGTCGAGTCCCTGGCCAAGGGAGATGAGGTCATCACCCTGGGCGGGCTTGCCGGGCGCATCATCGACCTCGGTGAGAACTTCATCCTGATCGAGGTTGCCGAGGGTGTCAGGATCAAGGTCCGCCGCATGGCTGTTGAGGCTGTTGTGCCTAAAGGGACATTGCAGGAACTCTAA
- the nrfD gene encoding NrfD/PsrC family molybdoenzyme membrane anchor subunit → MDVNMTYTTQEIWTWWLAIYLYFGGLGAATLAVTFLTDMYLKPDRGLVIWGAGAGVVLLALGSLMLFGHLLDKFAVINVLNPLVLFHKPDAWIAWGTQFIIWMMVWGILYALPYVRETDFPRKVPFIRGLIDQPFVIGIAHLVKRFRRAVGWLAVVNGVGVAVYTGLLLQSFPAVPLWHNPAVPLLFTISAFSTAMAFLLVVMYTLMHDQAHEHVRVLYERIDLVLIAAELVVLFSLYQYLKNGSESAVRSLELLWNDYGWVVGFIGFGLIAPFFLELKGVIQGWRSRVPILTASVLVLIGGYLLRHYFMYAGVYAYPW, encoded by the coding sequence ATGGACGTCAACATGACCTATACAACCCAGGAGATCTGGACCTGGTGGTTGGCGATCTATCTCTACTTCGGGGGTCTGGGGGCAGCGACCCTGGCGGTGACCTTTCTCACCGATATGTATCTCAAACCCGATCGCGGGCTCGTGATCTGGGGCGCAGGGGCTGGGGTGGTCTTATTGGCCTTGGGTTCATTGATGCTCTTTGGCCATCTGCTCGACAAATTTGCGGTGATTAATGTCCTTAATCCCTTGGTGTTATTCCACAAACCCGATGCCTGGATCGCCTGGGGGACCCAGTTCATCATCTGGATGATGGTCTGGGGCATCCTTTATGCCCTGCCCTACGTGCGCGAGACCGATTTTCCGCGCAAGGTTCCGTTCATCCGTGGGCTCATCGATCAACCCTTCGTCATTGGTATCGCCCACTTGGTCAAACGGTTCCGGCGGGCGGTGGGGTGGCTCGCCGTTGTCAATGGGGTCGGAGTCGCTGTTTATACGGGTTTGTTGCTCCAATCCTTCCCGGCCGTTCCCCTTTGGCACAACCCAGCAGTCCCCTTGCTCTTTACCATCTCGGCCTTCTCGACCGCCATGGCCTTTCTCTTGGTCGTGATGTATACGCTCATGCACGATCAGGCGCATGAGCATGTGCGGGTGCTTTATGAGCGCATCGACCTGGTGTTGATCGCCGCTGAGCTCGTCGTCCTGTTTTCGCTATATCAATATCTGAAGAACGGCTCAGAATCGGCGGTGCGCTCGCTCGAGCTACTTTGGAACGATTACGGCTGGGTGGTGGGGTTCATCGGCTTCGGCCTGATCGCGCCCTTCTTCTTGGAGCTCAAAGGTGTGATCCAGGGCTGGCGAAGCCGCGTACCGATCCTCACTGCCTCGGTGCTGGTGCTGATCGGCGGGTATCTCTTGCGGCATTATTTCATGTACGCCGGGGTCTATGCCTATCCCTGGTGA